Proteins encoded together in one Acidimicrobiia bacterium window:
- a CDS encoding PIG-L family deacetylase — MLAIGAHADDIEIGAGGLLLSLDQSVPDLEAHYVVLTGTPERHAEAREAAEAFLPSAPLTIDLHDLPEGRLPSVWDRVKSVLEEVARSWSPDLILAPSGTDLHQDHRTIGEIVPTVFRDELYLAYEIPKWDGDLGRAATYVPLTPDAVQRKVELLHKCFPSQQAHDWWDDEVFLGLARLRGMECRARYAEAFGCAKSIVLPGGPETTEVG; from the coding sequence GTGCTGGCCATCGGCGCCCACGCCGACGACATCGAGATCGGTGCCGGCGGCTTGCTGCTCAGCCTGGACCAGAGCGTGCCCGATCTGGAGGCCCACTACGTCGTCCTCACCGGAACGCCGGAGCGCCATGCCGAGGCGCGCGAGGCCGCCGAGGCCTTTCTCCCGTCCGCCCCGCTGACGATCGACCTGCACGACCTGCCCGAGGGCCGGCTCCCATCGGTCTGGGACCGGGTGAAGAGCGTCCTCGAGGAGGTGGCTCGGTCGTGGTCACCCGATCTCATCCTCGCCCCGTCCGGCACCGACCTCCACCAGGACCACCGGACCATCGGTGAGATCGTCCCCACGGTCTTCCGCGACGAGCTCTACCTGGCCTACGAGATCCCCAAGTGGGACGGTGACCTGGGCCGCGCGGCGACCTACGTGCCGCTGACGCCCGACGCGGTGCAGCGCAAGGTGGAACTGCTGCACAAGTGCTTCCCGTCCCAGCAGGCCCACGACTGGTGGGACGACGAAGTGTTCCTGGGACTGGCCCGGCTGCGCGGCATGGAATGCCGCGCGCGCTACGCCGAGGCATTCGGCTGCGCCAAGTCGATCGTGCTGCCCGGTGGACCAGAGACGACCGAAGTCGGCTGA
- a CDS encoding NAD(P)-binding domain-containing protein: protein MDQRRPKSADGAGMRVGFVGVGRLGTPMALRVLAAGFPFTVWARRPSSLEPFGGTRARVATNLVELGAASDVVCLCVTDEPDVLEVCKGGLLHGMSEGSVLILHSTMRPEGCRRVAALADRYKVGVLDAPLCGGPTSAAAGTLPIPVGGDEALLQRCRPLLEAYGGLIRHCGALGSGQQVKLLFNLLYAANVEIVHDAMLVGSECGIESEVLTEFFTDFPYRGFVGGRLGTGLESPEHVQNTHRMLHKDVTNALQLLEARGASGGRIGPLARASLETLQSMGRADRGLERTGGVREVACRACGGRSGDLVLDLGDQPPCDHFPRAGDPQPDPAYPLQMWLCSACGLAQLVGDPTVPEEPRGVEPAALVAQARDAIERLASDGLLSKGASVAEYGSPHGGSWRELLEDRGLVPVGAGQPADLVLDCFGMMHGADQSAALAERVSRVTPGGHLLLQYHSLQAIVRLGQWNALRHGHYAYYSTTALTSMLAAEGWSPRRVWQFELYGGTVLMAAGRNADARCEPHASVQSVLTAEARAGVRDPTVLNGLKDRAHASARTLHDWLVTERRAGRSVIGYGAASRATALLVSAGVDRELLPAVADASPAKQGCRMPGTDIPIVEPSRLAAARPESVLLFLPELLAEVRAALPGVEACGGKWVDIEALGA from the coding sequence GTGGACCAGAGACGACCGAAGTCGGCTGACGGCGCCGGCATGCGCGTCGGTTTCGTCGGCGTCGGGCGTCTGGGTACACCGATGGCCTTGCGTGTCTTGGCAGCCGGCTTCCCCTTCACGGTGTGGGCACGACGCCCGTCATCACTGGAACCCTTCGGCGGTACGCGGGCGCGGGTCGCCACCAACCTGGTGGAGCTCGGTGCTGCGTCGGACGTCGTGTGCCTGTGCGTAACCGACGAGCCTGACGTGCTCGAGGTCTGCAAGGGTGGGCTGCTTCACGGGATGAGCGAAGGCAGCGTGCTCATCCTGCACAGCACGATGCGACCGGAGGGATGCAGGCGTGTCGCCGCGCTCGCCGACCGATACAAGGTCGGCGTGCTGGACGCGCCGCTCTGCGGGGGACCGACGAGCGCCGCCGCCGGCACGCTGCCGATCCCCGTGGGAGGCGACGAGGCGCTCCTCCAACGTTGCCGGCCGCTGCTCGAAGCCTACGGGGGGTTGATCCGGCACTGCGGCGCGCTCGGGTCCGGACAGCAGGTGAAGCTGCTCTTCAATCTCCTCTACGCGGCCAACGTCGAGATCGTGCACGACGCCATGCTGGTCGGGAGCGAGTGCGGGATCGAGTCGGAGGTACTCACAGAGTTCTTCACCGACTTCCCCTACCGAGGTTTTGTGGGGGGACGGTTGGGAACCGGTCTCGAGAGCCCCGAGCACGTGCAGAACACCCATCGGATGTTGCACAAGGACGTGACCAACGCCCTGCAGCTCCTCGAGGCCAGGGGGGCGTCCGGCGGCAGGATCGGTCCCCTGGCTCGTGCATCGCTCGAGACGTTGCAGTCGATGGGCCGCGCCGATCGAGGACTCGAGAGGACGGGAGGAGTGCGTGAAGTCGCGTGCCGGGCGTGTGGCGGACGATCCGGAGATCTGGTGCTGGATCTGGGGGACCAGCCCCCGTGCGACCACTTCCCGCGGGCCGGCGACCCGCAGCCGGACCCGGCGTACCCCCTGCAGATGTGGCTGTGCTCCGCGTGTGGCCTCGCCCAGCTGGTCGGGGACCCCACCGTGCCCGAGGAACCGAGGGGGGTCGAGCCGGCGGCCCTCGTCGCCCAGGCGAGAGACGCCATCGAGCGTTTGGCCTCCGACGGGCTCCTGTCGAAGGGAGCGAGTGTCGCGGAGTACGGCAGCCCGCACGGCGGCTCGTGGCGAGAACTGCTGGAAGATCGCGGCCTGGTTCCGGTAGGGGCTGGTCAACCGGCCGACCTCGTCCTCGACTGCTTCGGGATGATGCATGGCGCGGACCAGTCGGCGGCTCTCGCGGAGCGAGTCTCGCGGGTCACGCCGGGTGGCCACCTGCTGCTGCAATATCACTCGCTTCAGGCGATTGTCCGCCTCGGACAGTGGAACGCGCTTCGGCACGGCCACTACGCCTACTACTCGACGACCGCGTTGACGAGCATGCTGGCCGCCGAAGGGTGGTCCCCGCGCCGGGTGTGGCAGTTCGAACTGTACGGGGGCACGGTGTTGATGGCGGCAGGCCGGAATGCCGACGCACGGTGCGAGCCTCATGCCTCGGTGCAGTCCGTCCTTACCGCGGAGGCCCGTGCCGGAGTACGCGATCCAACCGTGCTCAACGGTCTGAAGGACCGGGCGCACGCCAGTGCCCGCACACTGCACGATTGGCTGGTGACGGAGCGGCGCGCCGGGAGGTCCGTCATCGGTTACGGCGCAGCCTCACGTGCCACCGCCCTGCTGGTCAGCGCGGGGGTCGACAGGGAACTCCTGCCCGCGGTTGCCGATGCCTCGCCCGCCAAGCAGGGCTGCCGGATGCCCGGCACCGACATTCCCATCGTCGAACCCTCGCGCCTCGCCGCCGCCCGGCCCGAGTCGGTACTCCTCTTCCTGCCCGAGCTGCTCGCAGAGGTACGGGCGGCCCTTCCGGGCGTCGAGGCGTGCGGCGGCAAGTGGGTGGACATCGAGGCGCTCGGCGCCTGA
- a CDS encoding sugar phosphate nucleotidyltransferase: MKVVLFCGGLGMRMRDGVTSAPKPMALVGERPLLWHVMRYYAYFGHTDFVLCLGYGASAVKDFFLQYDETKSNDFVLEKGAREVTLFKTDIADWRITFVDTGLSSPIGERLRRVQRFVADEPMFLANYADVLTDAPLPDMIERFRASSAVAGLLAVPPQSSHHAVDIDDEGLVTSITPMRDLRYWENGGYFLFRAAIFDELTEDEDLVEEALARLVGKGRVLAYPYKGYWSPADTVKERAQLEEMYDRAESPWMIWDPERSGRTGPVYGSPPPSASNGHRPLADAVPS; encoded by the coding sequence GTGAAGGTCGTGCTGTTCTGTGGAGGCCTCGGGATGCGAATGCGCGACGGTGTCACCAGCGCGCCCAAGCCGATGGCGCTCGTCGGGGAGCGCCCGCTCCTCTGGCACGTCATGCGCTACTACGCCTACTTCGGGCACACCGACTTCGTGCTCTGCCTGGGCTACGGCGCGTCGGCGGTCAAGGACTTCTTCCTCCAGTACGACGAGACCAAGTCCAACGATTTCGTCCTGGAGAAGGGCGCGCGCGAGGTGACCCTGTTCAAGACCGACATCGCCGACTGGCGCATCACCTTCGTCGACACCGGCCTCAGCTCGCCGATCGGCGAACGGCTGCGCCGGGTCCAGCGGTTTGTCGCGGACGAACCCATGTTCCTCGCGAACTACGCCGACGTCCTCACCGATGCGCCGCTTCCCGACATGATCGAGCGCTTCCGGGCGAGCAGCGCGGTCGCCGGACTGCTGGCGGTGCCTCCCCAGTCATCGCACCACGCCGTGGACATCGACGACGAGGGCCTGGTCACCAGCATCACCCCCATGCGCGACCTGCGCTACTGGGAGAACGGTGGCTACTTCCTGTTCCGGGCGGCGATCTTCGACGAGCTGACCGAAGACGAGGACCTCGTCGAGGAGGCTCTGGCGCGGCTGGTCGGCAAGGGACGCGTGCTCGCCTACCCCTACAAGGGATACTGGTCGCCCGCCGACACCGTGAAGGAGCGCGCGCAGCTCGAGGAGATGTACGACCGCGCCGAGAGCCCCTGGATGATCTGGGACCCTGAGCGATCCGGGAGGACCGGACCGGTGTACGGCAGTCCACCCCCGAGCGCCTCGAACGGCCACCGGCCGTTGGCCGACGCTGTGCCGAGCTGA
- a CDS encoding SDR family oxidoreductase, translated as MAMKVLVAGDRGYIGAVMVPFLRANGHEVTGLDIGLYDGCDFGPVPDDLDRRIPLDLRDARACHLAGYDAVICLAALSNDPLGDVNPATTYSVNVDGTLNLARAAKHAGVERFLFASSCSLYGAAGSRAVAEDAELHPVTPYGTSKVVAERGLSRLADDTFSPTYLRNATAYGTSPRLRLDIVVNNLAAVAMTTGAVRLESDGSPWRPLVHVEDICRTFAAALDSPRQLVHDEAFNVGRPQDNVQVRDIADLVGEAVPGSKVSLADGAGPDRRSYCVDFSRLADTFPGLVLRWNVRLGVDELIDAYTRFRLTHDDVVSSRFVRLRRIEELRSAGLVDELLRVQAPEWWEARTWARHRA; from the coding sequence ATGGCGATGAAGGTCCTTGTTGCAGGTGACCGCGGCTACATCGGCGCCGTCATGGTTCCCTTCCTGCGGGCGAACGGGCACGAGGTAACGGGCCTCGACATCGGTCTCTACGACGGTTGCGATTTCGGTCCGGTCCCGGACGACCTCGACCGGCGCATCCCGCTCGACCTCCGGGACGCGCGCGCGTGCCACCTGGCCGGCTACGACGCCGTGATCTGCCTCGCGGCGTTGTCCAATGACCCGCTCGGCGACGTCAACCCCGCGACCACCTACTCGGTGAACGTGGACGGCACGTTGAACCTGGCCCGCGCGGCGAAGCATGCCGGTGTCGAACGCTTCCTCTTCGCGTCGTCGTGCAGCCTCTACGGCGCGGCCGGCTCTCGTGCGGTGGCCGAGGATGCCGAGTTGCACCCCGTCACCCCGTACGGCACGTCCAAGGTCGTGGCCGAGCGGGGCCTGTCGCGGCTGGCCGACGACACCTTCAGCCCGACGTACCTACGCAACGCGACCGCCTATGGCACCTCGCCTCGGCTGCGTCTCGACATCGTCGTGAACAACCTGGCGGCCGTGGCCATGACGACCGGAGCGGTGCGCCTGGAGAGCGACGGTTCGCCATGGCGTCCGCTCGTGCACGTGGAAGACATCTGCCGCACGTTCGCGGCCGCCCTGGATTCTCCGCGGCAATTGGTCCACGACGAGGCGTTCAACGTCGGCCGGCCGCAGGACAACGTGCAAGTGCGCGACATCGCGGACCTGGTCGGCGAGGCCGTGCCGGGATCGAAGGTGTCGCTCGCCGACGGCGCCGGCCCGGACCGGCGCAGCTACTGCGTCGACTTCTCGAGGCTCGCCGACACCTTTCCGGGGCTTGTCCTTCGTTGGAACGTGCGGCTCGGGGTCGACGAGCTGATCGACGCCTACACGCGGTTCCGCCTCACCCACGACGACGTTGTCTCGTCGCGGTTCGTGCGGCTCCGGCGAATCGAGGAGCTGCGCTCGGCCGGGCTGGTCGACGAGCTACTGCGTGTGCAGGCGCCCGAGTGGTGGGAGGCGAGGACATGGGCACGCCACCGCGCCTGA
- a CDS encoding polysaccharide pyruvyl transferase family protein, with protein MTTWLFRRTGDWRARQAEAGVAKRTPPAGSAPRVGLFGHIGSGNLGNDASVEVVLTYLQASHTGAVVDAMCKSPDRLRRQYGVEAIPLLWYSRYEEQSSGVPAIVLKVLGKGVDAFRTASWVRRHDVVIVPGTGLLESSLPLRPWHMPYALFLLCTSGRLFGTKIALVSVGATTVNQRATRWLLNSAARLAFYRSYRDVPSWDAMRASGIDPADGRIYPDLVFGLDTPTGEPGDPRTVGVGVMAYHGGNDDRREADRIHARYLGEMKRFIRWLVDGDRRVRLFWGDDADGSTVEEILADVRAHRPDLQPGQVVAERCSSLRELIAKMASVGSVVATRYHNVVCALKLSKPTISIGYGSKHEALMADMGMSEFALSARALHSDELIARFGELERRSPELRRALAERSDTNGALVGEQFSMLSSVLFSEHDPCRGVGMRPPAA; from the coding sequence CTGACCACGTGGCTGTTCAGACGGACCGGCGACTGGCGCGCCCGGCAGGCCGAGGCGGGCGTCGCCAAGCGGACGCCGCCCGCCGGTTCCGCTCCGCGGGTCGGGCTGTTCGGGCACATCGGATCGGGCAACCTCGGCAATGACGCCTCCGTCGAGGTCGTCCTCACGTACCTCCAGGCCAGCCATACCGGCGCGGTCGTGGACGCCATGTGCAAGAGTCCGGATCGGCTACGCCGCCAGTACGGTGTCGAGGCCATCCCGCTGCTCTGGTACAGCAGGTACGAGGAGCAGAGTTCCGGTGTGCCGGCGATCGTCCTCAAGGTGCTCGGCAAGGGCGTCGACGCGTTCCGGACGGCCTCGTGGGTACGCCGGCACGATGTCGTGATCGTGCCGGGCACGGGCCTCCTGGAGTCGTCCCTCCCGCTGCGCCCCTGGCACATGCCCTACGCCCTCTTCCTCCTCTGCACGTCCGGAAGGCTCTTCGGTACGAAGATCGCGCTGGTGAGCGTCGGTGCGACGACCGTCAACCAGCGGGCGACTCGTTGGTTGCTCAACTCCGCCGCCCGGCTGGCCTTCTACCGTTCCTATCGCGACGTCCCTTCGTGGGACGCGATGCGGGCGTCGGGGATCGATCCCGCCGACGGCCGTATCTATCCCGACCTGGTCTTCGGTCTCGACACGCCCACCGGCGAGCCCGGCGACCCGAGGACCGTCGGGGTGGGCGTGATGGCGTACCACGGCGGGAACGACGACCGCCGCGAAGCCGACCGGATCCACGCCCGGTACCTCGGCGAGATGAAGCGTTTCATCCGGTGGTTGGTCGATGGCGATCGCCGGGTCCGACTGTTCTGGGGTGACGATGCGGACGGCAGCACCGTGGAGGAGATCCTGGCCGACGTTCGAGCACACCGGCCGGACCTGCAGCCGGGGCAGGTCGTCGCCGAGCGGTGCTCCTCGCTGCGGGAGCTGATCGCGAAGATGGCGTCCGTCGGCAGCGTCGTCGCCACGAGATACCACAACGTCGTCTGCGCCCTCAAGCTCTCCAAGCCGACCATCTCGATCGGCTACGGCAGCAAGCACGAAGCGCTGATGGCCGACATGGGCATGTCGGAGTTCGCGCTGTCCGCCCGCGCGCTGCACAGCGACGAGCTCATCGCGCGATTCGGAGAGCTGGAGCGCCGGTCTCCCGAGCTGCGCCGCGCCCTCGCCGAGCGCAGCGACACCAACGGGGCGCTGGTCGGCGAGCAGTTCTCCATGTTGTCCTCAGTGCTCTTTTCCGAGCACGACCCGTGCAGGGGCGTCGGCATGCGCCCGCCCGCTGCGTAG
- a CDS encoding SIS domain-containing protein, with translation MRAFAPLALVTPTKFPTAPYNSASSYFSEYSEEFVRAASSIEPDALDRAATILLKAYTRGTNVFSCGNGGSAAIANHLQCDHVKGIRTETDVSPRVVSLSSNIELLTAIANDIAYDEVFAYQLKSQSRPGDVLIGISSSGRSRNIVRALAWARDNDLRTIALTGFDGGDARAIADVAVHVDGTNYGIVEDVHEAVMHALAQYIRQSRMTADAISSSTF, from the coding sequence ATGAGGGCCTTCGCGCCGCTGGCTCTCGTCACCCCGACGAAGTTCCCGACGGCCCCGTACAACAGCGCGTCGTCGTACTTCAGCGAGTACAGCGAGGAGTTCGTGCGCGCCGCGAGCTCGATCGAACCAGACGCGCTGGACCGTGCGGCAACGATCCTGCTCAAAGCCTATACGCGCGGTACGAACGTCTTCTCGTGCGGCAATGGTGGCTCGGCCGCGATCGCGAACCATCTGCAATGCGATCACGTGAAGGGCATCCGCACGGAGACTGACGTGTCTCCGCGCGTCGTGAGCCTCAGCAGCAACATCGAACTGCTCACGGCGATCGCCAACGACATCGCGTACGACGAAGTCTTCGCATACCAGCTGAAGTCGCAGTCGCGACCGGGCGACGTCCTCATCGGCATCTCGTCATCGGGGCGCTCTCGCAACATCGTCCGTGCCCTCGCTTGGGCCCGCGACAACGACCTGCGCACGATTGCGCTGACCGGCTTCGACGGAGGTGACGCCAGGGCGATCGCCGACGTCGCCGTTCACGTCGACGGGACGAACTACGGCATTGTCGAGGACGTCCACGAAGCCGTCATGCACGCCCTGGCCCAATACATCCGGCAGTCACGCATGACGGCGGACGCGATCTCGTCGAGCACCTTCTGA
- a CDS encoding dTDP-4-dehydrorhamnose 3,5-epimerase family protein: MEVVQVAGIAGAHLFEPAPHADERGFFCRTFDTEVMRRSGIDPSTFAEDSISRSSRGVVRGLHVRRGEGESKLVRCSYGAVFDVVVDLRPASPTYRNWRSFELRGSEQTSLYVPAGCAHGFQALTDPADVSYRIDRPHDPNDEVAIAFDDPELAIPWPLPVAALSERDRSAPSLAVATGLLSRG; encoded by the coding sequence ATGGAGGTGGTCCAAGTCGCGGGCATCGCCGGGGCGCACCTTTTCGAGCCCGCGCCCCACGCCGACGAGCGCGGCTTCTTCTGCCGCACCTTCGACACCGAGGTCATGCGGAGATCGGGGATCGACCCGTCGACGTTCGCCGAGGACAGCATCTCCCGGTCGAGCCGCGGCGTGGTGCGAGGCCTGCACGTGCGGCGCGGGGAGGGGGAGTCCAAGCTCGTTCGATGCTCCTACGGCGCGGTCTTCGACGTCGTGGTGGACCTGCGGCCGGCCTCGCCGACCTACCGCAACTGGCGGAGCTTCGAGTTGCGGGGGTCCGAGCAGACGTCGCTCTACGTGCCCGCCGGCTGCGCCCACGGGTTCCAGGCTCTCACCGACCCTGCCGACGTCTCGTACCGCATCGACCGTCCGCACGACCCCAACGACGAGGTCGCGATCGCGTTCGACGATCCTGAGCTCGCCATACCGTGGCCGCTCCCAGTGGCCGCCCTGTCCGAGCGGGACCGGTCTGCGCCGTCGCTGGCGGTGGCAACCGGCTTGTTGTCGCGGGGTTAG
- a CDS encoding class I SAM-dependent methyltransferase: MPSKCACRLCGADLTHTFVDLGMSPLCESYVAAEQLDEPEVFYPLHVRQCPSCLLVQLPGYVPGEEIFSDYAYFSSYADSWVVHAERYAEAMIEQLGLASGSLVTEVASNDGYLLQHFVASGIPVLGVEPAANVAEAARARGVRTIVEFLGSRTGHEIAREHGRADLVVANNVFAHVPDIRGFAAGLRALVKDTGLVTLEFPHLLRLIAGSQYDTIYHEHYSYLTMRTSSCALRTAGLRVVDVEQLDTHGGSLRVHARPEESAGEPGVRVKEVLEDEDRAGLSTLEGHAGFAAQVRKIKSDLVGFLLGAAATGWSVAGYGAPGKGNTLLNHCGIRSDLLAYTVDRSPTKQGKFLPGTHIPVYSPDHLAETKPDYILVLPWNLRDEISRQLDYVRSWGCRLVVPIPELEII, from the coding sequence ATGCCGTCCAAGTGCGCGTGCCGCCTCTGCGGTGCCGACCTCACGCACACCTTCGTCGACCTCGGGATGTCGCCGCTGTGCGAGAGCTACGTGGCAGCCGAGCAGCTCGACGAGCCCGAGGTCTTCTACCCGCTCCACGTTCGCCAGTGTCCGTCCTGCCTACTGGTGCAGCTCCCCGGCTACGTGCCCGGAGAGGAAATCTTCTCGGACTACGCCTACTTCTCGTCGTATGCCGATTCCTGGGTGGTGCACGCCGAGCGCTACGCGGAGGCGATGATCGAGCAGCTCGGTCTGGCCTCCGGCAGCCTGGTGACGGAGGTGGCCAGCAACGACGGTTACCTCCTGCAGCACTTCGTGGCCTCCGGGATCCCGGTCCTCGGCGTCGAGCCGGCGGCCAACGTCGCAGAGGCGGCGCGTGCCCGCGGCGTGCGGACCATCGTCGAGTTCCTCGGCTCCCGGACCGGTCATGAGATCGCACGCGAGCACGGCCGCGCCGATCTCGTGGTCGCCAACAACGTCTTCGCACACGTACCCGACATTCGTGGTTTTGCCGCCGGGCTGCGAGCCCTGGTCAAGGACACCGGCCTGGTCACCCTCGAGTTCCCGCACCTCCTCCGCCTCATCGCGGGGTCCCAGTACGACACGATCTACCACGAGCACTACTCGTACCTGACCATGCGGACGTCGTCGTGCGCGCTGCGCACGGCAGGCCTGCGGGTCGTGGACGTGGAGCAGCTCGACACCCACGGCGGCTCGCTGCGGGTCCACGCCCGTCCGGAGGAGAGCGCCGGTGAGCCGGGCGTTCGGGTGAAGGAGGTCCTCGAGGACGAGGACCGCGCGGGGCTGTCCACCCTGGAGGGGCACGCCGGCTTTGCCGCGCAGGTGAGGAAGATCAAGAGTGACCTGGTCGGGTTCTTGCTGGGGGCGGCCGCCACGGGCTGGTCGGTCGCGGGCTACGGCGCTCCGGGCAAGGGGAACACGCTGCTCAACCACTGCGGCATCCGGTCGGACCTGCTCGCTTACACCGTTGATCGCAGCCCCACGAAGCAGGGGAAGTTCCTGCCCGGAACCCACATCCCCGTCTACTCCCCCGATCACCTCGCCGAGACCAAGCCCGACTACATCCTCGTCCTGCCCTGGAACCTCCGCGACGAGATCAGCCGGCAGCTCGACTACGTCCGGTCCTGGGGCTGTCGGCTCGTCGTCCCGATCCCCGAACTGGAGATCATCTGA
- a CDS encoding HAD-IIIA family hydrolase, whose amino-acid sequence MATTAANSVATVDRTDAAGGEEAVAPRPGILLDRDGTLIVDHGYVGSVDRVELIDGAPEAIAAFNQARIPVAVVTNQSGIARGLFETDDVARVHQHITERLAEHGAHVDMFLYCPYHPAGIVEAFARTSEDRKPRPGMAKAAAAALNLDLASSWVVGDRPEDVGLAAAVGASAIHLGAVDDERPGVWSFPSLAAASSFILERIAR is encoded by the coding sequence GTGGCCACTACGGCGGCGAACTCCGTCGCGACCGTCGACCGGACAGACGCGGCCGGCGGAGAGGAGGCGGTCGCTCCCCGACCGGGGATCCTCCTCGACCGCGACGGGACATTGATCGTCGACCACGGTTACGTCGGTTCCGTCGACCGCGTCGAATTGATCGACGGCGCGCCCGAGGCGATTGCCGCGTTCAACCAGGCAAGGATCCCCGTGGCGGTGGTGACGAACCAGTCCGGCATCGCCCGAGGGCTGTTCGAAACCGACGATGTCGCTCGCGTGCACCAGCACATCACCGAGCGTCTGGCAGAGCACGGAGCGCACGTCGACATGTTCCTCTACTGCCCCTACCACCCCGCAGGGATCGTCGAGGCCTTCGCTCGTACGAGCGAGGACCGCAAGCCGCGACCGGGCATGGCCAAGGCGGCCGCCGCGGCGTTGAATCTGGACCTGGCATCGTCGTGGGTCGTCGGCGACCGTCCCGAGGACGTCGGCCTCGCCGCGGCGGTGGGCGCGTCAGCGATCCATCTCGGGGCCGTCGACGACGAGCGTCCTGGCGTCTGGTCATTTCCGAGCCTCGCAGCCGCGAGTTCGTTCATACTCGAGCGGATTGCGCGATGA